A window of Streptomyces broussonetiae genomic DNA:
CAGCTGGGAAGCGGGTGTGGCGGTCTTCCGTGGCATCCCGTTCGCCGAACCCCCGGTCGGTGTGCTGCGCTTAGCCGCGCCGCGGCCGGCGCAGGGCTGGACCGAGGTACGGGACGCCGTGTCGTACCGGTCCGCCGCCCCCGCAGGGCGGCGATCTCGGCATGGACGCGCTGTCACAGGACGGGGCGGGCGACAACTGGCTGACAGTCAACGTCTGTTCCCCGACCTCGGCACGGGCGCAGGGCTGCCGACGATGGTGTGGATCCAGGGCGGCGCCTACGTGATCGGAATGTCCGGCCTCCCCGAGTACGACGGCCGCCCGCACGCGCGGGACGGCGGCGTGGTCGTGGTGACGTTCAACTACCGTGTGGGTAGGGAGGACTTCGCGCAGATCGAAGGGGCTCCTCTCCACCGGGGTCTGCTTGATCGGGTCGCCGCTCTCGAATGGGTGCGCGACAACATCCGGCCCTTCGGCGGCGACGCTGACCGGGCCGCGGTTTGCGGCCAGCCGGCAGGCGGGGGAT
This region includes:
- a CDS encoding carboxylesterase family protein → MAVAESKPSGSPPEVRAVAGGLRGSWEAGVAVFRGIPFAEPPVGVLRLAAPRPAQGWTEVRDAVSYRSAAPAGRRSRHGRAVTGRGGRQLADSQRLFPDLGTGAGLPTMVWIQGGAYVIGMSGLPEYDGRPHARDGGVVVVTFNYRVGREDFAQIEGAPLHRGLLDRVAALEWVRDNIRPFGGDADRAAVCGQPAGGGSVAALLAMDRAAGRSRRAVAQSVPGTFFSSEWTEPSRRPSAGATPARSGSQATPTACRHRRWHTRPRLP